One Narcine bancroftii isolate sNarBan1 chromosome 3, sNarBan1.hap1, whole genome shotgun sequence DNA window includes the following coding sequences:
- the crlf3 gene encoding cytokine receptor-like factor 3 isoform X1 translates to MMEIEIQAELLTEAKESIEAAKNYKDELEQRLQGLNQARKQINGSAAETRNALQHHFEELKATVIKLLDERLMFLLHEVDKVEDESIKPLDDCQKLIEHGVNTAEELLQEGEAAVLCGTAEEKLGSFTKKALQIQLDSLPEVPSLVEVPSLSVQLDEGFLSSVKDRISTHGAIASRPPVQIEELTERPGGILVRWCKEDDDFVPQEYRLQFCKSSSGHFEDVYLGPDTEFVVLHIDPHVGYIFRVCARGEGRREWSPWSIPQTAHTTLSAHEWITGCEGFSLSSRRDMALRNDSPTFGVLYSKEPTYTSGQTLTFRMEAAGLPDKRDSIGVCVKPQNGCDSLQRDKAVCISSNGAVFVNGKEMTNQLPCVSTGSSITFDMEVVSFGSTFNDAASFKLRVIISSGNREVVFDWLLDQPCDALYFGCSFVYPGWKVLVF, encoded by the exons ATCAATGGGAGTGCTGCAGAGACACGCAATGCCCTGCAACACCACTTTGAAGAACTGAAAGCCACAGTGATCAAGCTGCTGGACGAACGGTTAATGTTTCTCCTTCATGAGGTGGATAAAGTTGAAGATGAGAGCATCAAGCCCCTGGATGATTGTCAGAAGTTAATTGAACATGGAGTGAACACTGCTGAGGAGCTGCTCCAGGAAG GAGAGGCCGCGGTTCTCTgtggaacagcagaggagaagcttGGAAGCTTCACGAAGAAAGCTCTGCAGATCCAACTTGACAG TTTGCCTGAAGTCCCTTCACTGGTGGAAGTTCCGAGTTTATCTGTTCAGTTGGACGAAGGTTTCCTGAGTTCTGTTAAGGACCGAATCTCTACTCATGGAGCAATAGCATCTCGCCCTCCAGTCCAGATAGAGGAACTGACAGAGCGACCTGGAGGCATTCTTGTCCGATGGTGCAAG GAGGATGATGACTTTGTACCTCAGGAGTATCGGTTACAGTTCTGTAAGAGCAGCAGTGGCCACTTTGAAGATGTCTACCTCGGACCCGACACGGAGTTTGTGGTGCTGCACATTGACCCACACGTTGGTTACATCTTCCGGGTGTGTGCACGGGGAGAGGGGCGCAGGGAGTGGAGCCCCTGGAGCATTCCGCAAACAGCGCACACCACACTGAGCGCCCACG AGTGGATCACTGGCTGTGAAGGATTCAGTCTTAGCAGTCGTCGAGACATGGCCCTCAGGAATGACTCTCCTACTTTTGGTGTGTTGTACTCCAAAGAGCCCACCTACACCAGTGGGCAGACCCTAACATTCCG GATGGAGGCAGCGGGTCTGCCTGACAAGCGGGACAGTATTGGAGTATGTGTCAAGCCACAGAACGGCTGTGATTCCTTGCAGAGGGACAAGGCAGTATGCATCAGCTCGAATG ggGCAGTATTTGTGAATGGCAAAGAAATGACCAATCAGCTGCCTTGCGTTTCAACTGGTTcttccataacctttgacatgGAAGTAGTTAGCTTTGGTTCCACTTTCAACGACGCTGCTAGCTTCAAGCTACGAGTAATTATAAGCTCAGGGAATCGGGAAGTGGTGTTTGACTGGCTGCTTGATCAGCCCTGTGACGCATTGTACTTTGGATGCTCCTTTGTGTACCCCGGTTGGAAAGTGCTAGTTTTTTAG
- the crlf3 gene encoding cytokine receptor-like factor 3 isoform X2 yields the protein MFLLHEVDKVEDESIKPLDDCQKLIEHGVNTAEELLQEGEAAVLCGTAEEKLGSFTKKALQIQLDSLPEVPSLVEVPSLSVQLDEGFLSSVKDRISTHGAIASRPPVQIEELTERPGGILVRWCKEDDDFVPQEYRLQFCKSSSGHFEDVYLGPDTEFVVLHIDPHVGYIFRVCARGEGRREWSPWSIPQTAHTTLSAHEWITGCEGFSLSSRRDMALRNDSPTFGVLYSKEPTYTSGQTLTFRMEAAGLPDKRDSIGVCVKPQNGCDSLQRDKAVCISSNGAVFVNGKEMTNQLPCVSTGSSITFDMEVVSFGSTFNDAASFKLRVIISSGNREVVFDWLLDQPCDALYFGCSFVYPGWKVLVF from the exons ATGTTTCTCCTTCATGAGGTGGATAAAGTTGAAGATGAGAGCATCAAGCCCCTGGATGATTGTCAGAAGTTAATTGAACATGGAGTGAACACTGCTGAGGAGCTGCTCCAGGAAG GAGAGGCCGCGGTTCTCTgtggaacagcagaggagaagcttGGAAGCTTCACGAAGAAAGCTCTGCAGATCCAACTTGACAG TTTGCCTGAAGTCCCTTCACTGGTGGAAGTTCCGAGTTTATCTGTTCAGTTGGACGAAGGTTTCCTGAGTTCTGTTAAGGACCGAATCTCTACTCATGGAGCAATAGCATCTCGCCCTCCAGTCCAGATAGAGGAACTGACAGAGCGACCTGGAGGCATTCTTGTCCGATGGTGCAAG GAGGATGATGACTTTGTACCTCAGGAGTATCGGTTACAGTTCTGTAAGAGCAGCAGTGGCCACTTTGAAGATGTCTACCTCGGACCCGACACGGAGTTTGTGGTGCTGCACATTGACCCACACGTTGGTTACATCTTCCGGGTGTGTGCACGGGGAGAGGGGCGCAGGGAGTGGAGCCCCTGGAGCATTCCGCAAACAGCGCACACCACACTGAGCGCCCACG AGTGGATCACTGGCTGTGAAGGATTCAGTCTTAGCAGTCGTCGAGACATGGCCCTCAGGAATGACTCTCCTACTTTTGGTGTGTTGTACTCCAAAGAGCCCACCTACACCAGTGGGCAGACCCTAACATTCCG GATGGAGGCAGCGGGTCTGCCTGACAAGCGGGACAGTATTGGAGTATGTGTCAAGCCACAGAACGGCTGTGATTCCTTGCAGAGGGACAAGGCAGTATGCATCAGCTCGAATG ggGCAGTATTTGTGAATGGCAAAGAAATGACCAATCAGCTGCCTTGCGTTTCAACTGGTTcttccataacctttgacatgGAAGTAGTTAGCTTTGGTTCCACTTTCAACGACGCTGCTAGCTTCAAGCTACGAGTAATTATAAGCTCAGGGAATCGGGAAGTGGTGTTTGACTGGCTGCTTGATCAGCCCTGTGACGCATTGTACTTTGGATGCTCCTTTGTGTACCCCGGTTGGAAAGTGCTAGTTTTTTAG